From one Formosa sediminum genomic stretch:
- a CDS encoding glycoside hydrolase family 25 protein: MIRRKIILSLIIFFSSILVLAIYYFRLDLNILYHRLNQKSTSAFTKNESIFKRYPRFLYGIDLSHYQGKIDWKAVNYINDSIPIAFIIVRATMGVDGLDSEYISRWETIKNKDIIRGAYHYYRPNQHSLSQAQQFKTHVQLRPGDLPPILDIENLSTIQSLENLKLGIKKWLNDIEFHYGVTPIIYTGDHFYRKYLDTPEFDKYPIWIANYGNYVEPFTQPWSIWQFTEQGQVNGVEGFMDLNVFNGTYPDLKRFLIK; this comes from the coding sequence ATGATCCGTAGAAAAATAATTTTATCTTTAATCATATTCTTTAGCAGTATACTTGTTTTAGCAATCTATTATTTTAGATTAGATTTAAATATTTTATACCATAGACTTAATCAAAAATCTACATCAGCTTTTACAAAAAATGAATCTATATTTAAAAGATATCCGAGATTTTTATATGGTATAGATTTGTCTCATTATCAAGGAAAGATAGATTGGAAAGCTGTTAACTATATAAACGATAGTATTCCAATTGCATTTATAATTGTTAGAGCAACTATGGGAGTAGATGGTTTAGATAGTGAATATATATCGCGTTGGGAAACTATTAAGAATAAAGATATAATACGCGGTGCTTACCATTATTACAGACCCAATCAGCATTCTTTAAGTCAGGCCCAGCAATTTAAAACACACGTACAACTCAGGCCAGGAGATTTACCGCCTATTTTAGATATTGAAAACTTATCAACCATTCAATCTCTAGAAAATTTAAAACTAGGTATAAAAAAATGGTTAAACGATATCGAGTTTCATTACGGTGTAACTCCAATAATTTATACAGGAGATCACTTTTATAGAAAATATCTAGATACTCCAGAGTTTGATAAGTATCCCATTTGGATAGCAAATTATGGAAATTATGTAGAGCCATTTACACAACCTTGGAGTATTTGGCAATTTACAGAACAAGGTCAGGTAAATGGAGTAGAGGGTTTTATGGATTTAAATGTCTTTAATGGGACTTATCCAGACTTGAAACGATTTTTAATAAAATAG
- a CDS encoding acyl-CoA thioesterase translates to MTYKRIEESQITMTQLMLPSHSNFRGNIHGGFILNLMDQIAFACASKHSGHYSVTASVNKVDFLNAIAVGELVTLKASINYTGRTSMVVGLRVESEDIHTGVIKHCNSSYFTMVAKDKEYNSVEVPGLILDTKESIRRFARSIKRQKQARKRSENFSPEDFVIENYIEEVKAHNVKIEL, encoded by the coding sequence ATGACATATAAGCGTATAGAAGAATCGCAAATAACCATGACACAATTAATGTTACCCTCACATTCTAATTTTAGGGGGAATATACATGGTGGTTTTATTTTAAATTTAATGGATCAAATTGCATTTGCATGTGCTTCTAAGCATTCCGGACATTATTCGGTAACAGCATCTGTAAACAAAGTAGATTTTTTAAATGCAATTGCAGTAGGTGAGTTGGTAACTTTAAAAGCTTCCATTAATTACACTGGTCGTACATCTATGGTAGTTGGTTTGCGTGTGGAGTCTGAAGACATACATACTGGAGTAATAAAGCATTGTAATTCTTCTTATTTTACAATGGTTGCTAAAGATAAAGAATATAATAGTGTAGAAGTGCCAGGGTTAATTTTAGATACTAAAGAAAGTATTAGGCGCTTTGCTAGAAGTATAAAAAGACAAAAACAAGCAAGAAAACGAAGTGAGAATTTTAGTCCAGAAGATTTTGTAATTGAAAATTATATTGAAGAAGTAAAGGCTCATAATGTAAAAATAGAATTATAA
- a CDS encoding ATP-binding protein, translated as MEKSNRKITLKVIIGYIILAVVAVTTTFLVFSEIKTFLNLKQDDVNDRNKVITIGNLIADIYENESFARAAIQTGSQSQFDLYVKKNELLNADIDSLKLKLDNTHQVQLLDSVKQLIGVKFENIKALKRIKEDDLSERSIESALKKINTIESSVGRLTIADFAEDPNSLTPEYRRSIEEYISILNKYRPKEKDQIKSEERLDSIVIAAREMLKQVKQDALTQKTNLSNKENSILKSDLNVSQSLRKLLFNLEHEIIEYSKKIKEERDLALDRSTRILSFSTIIGTLLIILFSFVILNDFWKSQKYRKELEKANAFTTSLLQSREQLISMVSHDLRTPLSTVTGYSDLLAKITTDTKSKHYIDRISKASKYMKNLVDDLLEFSKLERGKITIENIPFSLHPIIDEVVTSVKSVYPDKDIKLEVKHASNIEKPILGDPFRIRQILYNLVGNAYKFTDSGKITIETKTYKNLERQPMLQIRVIDTGIGIPKEKQSIIFEEFTQIEGENEKKYDGFGLGLTISNKLANLLGGDLSFTSEIQKGSTFMFTLPVVYSVKPVINTKPKKEIKATNLDVFVIDDDASLRQLLTDILQEQHLKVTAFETAKKALKAMKNTPFDLVITDIQLPKMNGFHFMETLKASTFYKNQPIIASTGRKDLKANVYKDSGFADIIFKPFSADDLVQTINKWIPNAKLKSNTNSTDTQVQTFKHFNLAPISTFLNGDIESLKDTLQLFLNETEVNLKTLENGINTKDLDVIHATSHKMLTMFKQLEINTVVPLLSYFDKLDNINDEAITTMFSTLKTQTQLTVLEMERFID; from the coding sequence ATGGAAAAATCGAATAGAAAAATAACCTTAAAAGTTATTATTGGATATATTATACTAGCTGTTGTAGCTGTTACCACAACATTTTTAGTTTTTTCTGAAATTAAAACCTTCTTGAATTTAAAACAAGATGATGTAAATGATAGAAATAAAGTTATAACCATTGGTAACCTAATTGCAGACATTTACGAAAATGAAAGTTTTGCAAGGGCAGCAATTCAGACTGGATCTCAAAGCCAATTTGATTTATATGTTAAAAAAAATGAACTTTTAAATGCCGATATTGATAGTTTAAAATTAAAATTAGACAACACCCATCAGGTACAACTATTAGATAGTGTAAAACAATTAATAGGTGTAAAATTTGAAAATATAAAAGCGTTAAAACGGATAAAAGAAGATGATTTATCTGAACGTTCTATAGAGTCTGCTTTAAAGAAAATTAATACAATAGAGAGTTCAGTGGGTCGATTAACCATAGCCGATTTTGCAGAAGACCCTAACAGTTTAACTCCAGAATACAGACGCTCTATAGAAGAATATATTTCTATTTTAAATAAATACAGACCCAAAGAAAAAGATCAAATTAAAAGTGAAGAACGCTTAGACTCTATTGTAATAGCAGCACGAGAAATGCTAAAACAAGTTAAACAAGATGCTTTAACACAAAAAACCAATTTGTCTAACAAAGAAAATTCTATTTTAAAAAGTGATTTAAATGTATCTCAAAGTTTAAGAAAGTTACTATTTAATTTAGAACACGAAATTATTGAATATTCTAAGAAAATTAAAGAAGAACGCGATCTTGCGCTAGATAGAAGTACACGTATTTTAAGCTTTTCAACCATAATTGGGACCTTATTAATTATTTTATTCTCCTTTGTAATTTTAAATGATTTTTGGAAAAGTCAGAAATATAGAAAAGAATTAGAAAAAGCAAATGCGTTTACAACGTCATTACTTCAAAGTCGTGAACAATTAATATCCATGGTAAGTCACGATTTAAGGACACCCTTAAGCACAGTAACTGGTTATAGTGATTTATTAGCAAAAATAACTACAGACACTAAATCTAAACATTATATAGACCGGATTTCAAAGGCTTCAAAATATATGAAGAACTTGGTAGATGATTTATTAGAGTTTTCAAAATTAGAGCGTGGTAAAATCACTATAGAAAATATTCCGTTTTCTTTACATCCTATCATAGATGAAGTAGTAACTAGTGTAAAATCTGTATACCCAGATAAAGACATAAAACTTGAAGTTAAACATGCCTCTAATATTGAAAAACCAATACTAGGAGATCCTTTTAGAATCAGACAGATTTTATACAATTTAGTAGGTAATGCTTATAAGTTTACGGATTCTGGTAAGATAACTATTGAAACTAAAACTTATAAAAATTTAGAGAGACAGCCAATGCTTCAAATACGGGTAATAGATACTGGTATTGGGATCCCTAAGGAAAAACAATCTATAATTTTTGAAGAATTTACGCAAATAGAAGGTGAAAACGAGAAAAAATATGATGGTTTTGGCTTGGGGTTAACCATTTCAAATAAACTAGCCAATCTATTAGGAGGCGATTTATCGTTTACTAGTGAAATTCAAAAAGGAAGTACATTTATGTTTACGCTTCCTGTAGTTTACAGTGTAAAACCAGTTATAAACACCAAACCTAAAAAAGAAATTAAAGCTACAAATTTAGATGTGTTTGTAATAGATGACGATGCTTCTTTAAGGCAATTACTAACAGATATTCTTCAGGAACAACATTTAAAAGTCACGGCTTTTGAAACAGCTAAAAAAGCACTAAAAGCCATGAAAAATACACCTTTTGATTTAGTGATAACAGATATACAGTTACCAAAAATGAATGGGTTTCATTTTATGGAAACATTAAAAGCTTCCACTTTTTATAAAAACCAGCCTATTATCGCTTCTACAGGTCGAAAAGATTTAAAAGCAAATGTCTATAAGGATAGTGGGTTTGCCGATATTATTTTTAAACCCTTTAGTGCAGACGATCTGGTACAAACCATTAACAAATGGATACCGAATGCCAAATTAAAATCTAACACAAATTCTACTGACACTCAAGTTCAGACTTTTAAACATTTCAATTTAGCACCAATTAGCACATTTTTAAATGGTGATATAGAATCTTTAAAAGATACATTACAATTATTTTTAAATGAAACAGAAGTTAATTTAAAAACGTTAGAGAATGGAATTAACACTAAAGATTTAGATGTTATACATGCTACTAGTCATAAAATGCTAACCATGTTTAAACAATTAGAAATTAACACTGTTGTACCATTATTAAGCTATTTTGATAAGCTAGATAATATTAACGACGAAGCTATAACTACTATGTTTTCTACTCTAAAAACTCAAACACAATTAACTGTTTTAGAAATGGAACGTTTTATAGATTAA
- a CDS encoding HAD family hydrolase: MLKAVLFDMDGVIVNTEPLHYKAYYNMFKTVNIEVPLEHYQLYTGRSTISTCTGICNHFGLKNDPEELVQLKRKAFQKLFKEDPELDLLPGVLDLIKNYYENGITLVLASSASQITIRDVFTRFNLDQYFKDRISGADLEASKPHPEIFERAAEIAGFSPSECMVIEDSTNGLKASHDAGIYCVAYKSPHSKNQNYDLANKVISDFSEITFEKIKSEFED, translated from the coding sequence ATGTTAAAAGCAGTTTTATTCGACATGGATGGTGTTATCGTAAATACAGAACCATTACACTACAAAGCCTATTACAACATGTTTAAAACTGTAAATATTGAAGTGCCTCTAGAACATTATCAACTGTATACAGGACGTTCTACCATTAGTACATGCACAGGTATTTGTAATCATTTTGGTTTAAAAAACGATCCAGAAGAATTGGTTCAGCTTAAACGTAAAGCATTTCAAAAACTCTTTAAGGAAGATCCAGAATTAGATCTTCTTCCTGGGGTTTTAGATTTAATTAAAAACTATTACGAAAACGGAATAACATTAGTTTTAGCATCCTCAGCCTCGCAAATAACTATTCGCGATGTGTTTACGCGCTTTAATTTAGATCAGTATTTTAAAGATCGTATTTCAGGAGCCGATTTAGAAGCATCTAAACCGCATCCTGAAATTTTTGAACGTGCTGCCGAGATTGCAGGCTTTTCACCTTCAGAATGTATGGTTATTGAAGATTCTACAAATGGTTTAAAAGCATCTCATGATGCAGGAATCTATTGTGTTGCTTATAAGAGTCCACATTCAAAAAACCAAAATTATGATTTAGCAAATAAAGTTATTTCTGATTTTAGCGAAATTACATTTGAAAAGATTAAATCTGAATTTGAAGATTAA
- a CDS encoding YchJ family protein, with translation MKCPCCSDKLYKDCCEIAHNDLKQVKTAVVLMRSRYSAFVFANGDYLMQSHHKSTRPVKEKKAIVKWAKSVDWIKLDILNTTKGMEDDTEGTVEFKAIFQEEGELQMIHENSRFIKENGCWYYVEAL, from the coding sequence ATGAAATGTCCGTGTTGTAGTGACAAATTATATAAAGATTGTTGTGAAATTGCTCATAACGATTTAAAGCAGGTTAAAACTGCTGTAGTCTTAATGCGCTCTAGATATTCAGCTTTTGTTTTTGCCAATGGCGATTATTTAATGCAAAGTCATCATAAAAGTACCCGTCCTGTAAAAGAAAAAAAAGCAATAGTGAAATGGGCTAAATCTGTAGATTGGATTAAGCTCGATATTTTAAATACCACTAAAGGAATGGAGGACGATACTGAAGGTACTGTAGAGTTTAAAGCTATTTTTCAAGAAGAAGGGGAGTTACAAATGATTCATGAAAACTCTCGATTTATTAAAGAAAATGGGTGCTGGTATTATGTAGAAGCTCTTTAA
- a CDS encoding sigma-54-dependent transcriptional regulator, translating into MKSILLIEDDVAFSNMLKRFLEKHNYNVSISYGFEDAKANILKADFDLIFTDLRLPDGDGLALLEIVKTHKEKTPVILMTGYAEVSTAVKAMKQGAIDYISKPFNQDEVLHVINNALNSAPVAKTTTKAVEDKELNTTSEFVTGISSSSKKLSEYIQLVGPTDMSVLITGESGTGKEVVAKSIHKQSLRSNKPFVAVDCGAIPKEIAASEFFGHKKGSFTGAITDKKGHFESANHGTLFLDEVGNLSYENQIQLLRALQERRIKPIGSSNEIEVDIRLITATNEDLIKAVENGDFREDLYHRLNEFTIKIPNLNERKDDLIIFADYFLSKANEKLNKNVIGFSDDVLKVFHNYNWPGNLREFGNVIKRATLLTSGDFIQKNVLPVELTQSVVLDERPALTQNFSTKDHEKDLIIRALEQTNNNKTKAAKLLNVTRKTLYNKIKEYNINL; encoded by the coding sequence ATGAAATCTATCCTTTTAATAGAAGATGATGTTGCTTTTTCTAACATGCTTAAACGCTTTTTAGAAAAACATAATTATAATGTGTCTATTAGCTACGGCTTTGAAGATGCAAAAGCTAATATTTTAAAAGCCGATTTCGATTTAATTTTTACAGATTTAAGATTGCCTGATGGCGATGGTTTAGCGCTTTTAGAAATTGTTAAAACGCATAAAGAAAAAACACCTGTAATTTTAATGACCGGTTACGCAGAAGTTTCTACGGCTGTTAAAGCAATGAAACAGGGCGCAATTGATTATATCTCTAAGCCTTTTAATCAGGATGAAGTATTGCATGTAATTAATAATGCTCTAAACTCGGCACCTGTAGCTAAAACAACAACTAAAGCAGTTGAAGATAAAGAGCTAAATACAACTTCTGAGTTTGTTACAGGCATAAGCTCGTCTTCTAAAAAATTAAGTGAATATATACAATTGGTTGGACCTACAGATATGTCTGTTCTAATTACGGGAGAAAGTGGTACAGGGAAAGAAGTTGTAGCAAAATCCATTCACAAGCAAAGTTTAAGGAGTAATAAACCTTTTGTTGCTGTAGATTGTGGTGCAATTCCAAAAGAAATAGCAGCGAGTGAATTTTTTGGTCATAAAAAAGGGTCTTTTACCGGAGCAATTACAGATAAGAAAGGACATTTTGAGTCGGCTAATCACGGCACATTGTTTTTAGATGAAGTCGGAAATCTGTCCTACGAGAATCAAATTCAATTGTTACGTGCGCTTCAGGAACGTCGTATAAAACCTATAGGTAGTAGTAACGAAATTGAAGTAGACATTAGATTGATAACTGCTACCAATGAAGATTTAATAAAAGCGGTTGAAAACGGTGATTTTAGGGAAGATTTATATCATAGATTAAATGAATTTACCATTAAAATTCCAAATTTAAACGAACGTAAAGACGACCTTATTATTTTCGCTGATTATTTTTTAAGTAAAGCAAACGAGAAATTAAATAAAAATGTTATTGGTTTTTCTGATGATGTTTTAAAAGTATTTCATAATTATAATTGGCCAGGAAACCTCAGAGAATTTGGGAATGTAATTAAACGCGCAACGCTTTTAACTTCTGGAGATTTTATACAAAAAAATGTATTGCCAGTAGAGTTAACACAGAGTGTAGTTTTAGACGAACGTCCAGCATTAACTCAAAATTTTTCTACAAAAGATCATGAAAAAGATCTTATTATTCGTGCCCTAGAACAAACCAATAATAATAAAACTAAGGCTGCCAAATTGTTAAACGTTACCCGAAAAACACTTTATAATAAGATTAAAGAATATAACATTAATCTATAA
- a CDS encoding DUF808 domain-containing protein — protein sequence MASGFFALLDDIAALMDDVATMGKLATKKTAGILGDDLAVNAEKASGFVSSREIPVLWAITKGSLKNKIIILPFAFLLSAFLPISIPIILTLGGLYLAYEGAEKIYEYFFPHKHHVETKVEAKTETEILELEKEKIKAAIVTDFILSVEIVIIALGTVVEHPLTTQIIVVSVVALLATVGVYGIVALIVRMDDFGLKLINLNEEDNSFSDKIGRLLVNALPWVIKSLGVIGTIALLLVSGGIFIHNIPFLHDVFHSIPSIVSELISGTVIGFTVLLIINLIKKLKSKSA from the coding sequence ATGGCATCAGGTTTTTTTGCTTTATTAGACGACATCGCTGCATTAATGGATGATGTTGCAACTATGGGAAAATTAGCAACAAAAAAAACTGCTGGTATTCTTGGAGACGATTTGGCTGTTAATGCAGAAAAAGCTTCTGGTTTTGTTTCATCTAGAGAAATACCTGTACTTTGGGCTATTACTAAGGGATCTTTAAAAAATAAAATTATTATTTTACCCTTTGCATTTTTATTATCTGCTTTTCTCCCAATTTCAATTCCAATTATTTTAACATTAGGAGGACTTTATCTTGCATATGAAGGTGCAGAAAAGATTTACGAATATTTTTTTCCTCACAAGCATCATGTTGAAACTAAAGTAGAAGCAAAAACCGAAACAGAAATTCTTGAATTAGAAAAAGAAAAAATAAAAGCCGCCATAGTAACCGACTTTATTCTATCTGTAGAAATAGTTATTATCGCTTTAGGTACTGTGGTAGAACATCCTTTAACTACCCAAATTATTGTGGTATCTGTGGTTGCTCTTTTAGCAACTGTTGGTGTGTATGGTATTGTTGCACTTATTGTGCGTATGGACGATTTTGGTTTAAAATTGATTAATTTAAATGAAGAGGACAATAGTTTTTCTGATAAAATTGGGCGTTTACTTGTTAATGCTTTACCATGGGTAATTAAAAGTTTAGGTGTTATTGGAACCATAGCTTTATTATTAGTCTCTGGAGGAATTTTTATACACAATATTCCTTTTCTCCATGATGTATTTCACTCCATTCCAAGTATCGTTTCCGAATTAATTTCTGGTACTGTTATAGGGTTTACTGTATTACTAATTATTAACCTAATAAAAAAACTAAAATCTAAATCGGCTTAA